In one archaeon BMS3Bbin15 genomic region, the following are encoded:
- a CDS encoding nucleotidyltransferase domain protein — protein MNVEEIKNRILPILKKYGVTRAGVFGSVVREEATKDSDIDILVEIDGKMSLFDFAGLKLELEEALGRKVDLGEYSTIKPIIREQILSEEVAIL, from the coding sequence ATGAACGTTGAGGAAATTAAGAACAGAATCCTGCCGATACTGAAAAAGTATGGGGTAACAAGAGCAGGGGTTTTCGGCTCTGTGGTAAGGGAAGAGGCAACAAAAGACAGCGATATTGATATTTTAGTGGAAATAGATGGAAAAATGAGTTTATTTGACTTTGCAGGATTAAAGTTGGAACTTGAAGAAGCACTTGGTAGGAAGGTTGACTTAGGAGAATATTCTACAATTAAACCAATCATCAGGGAGCAAATACTGAGTGAGGAGGTGGCTATCCTATGA
- a CDS encoding nucleotidyltransferase domain protein, translating into MIDMKNIPPSLRKRGLKKKLAKLCEENEIVYMGIFGSFIRGNQKIDSDIDILIKYKENSRKSLLDMVRLEEELSNLFGRKVDLLTIESISPYIRDEILKSRRVIYEAE; encoded by the coding sequence ATGATTGACATGAAGAACATACCACCTTCATTAAGAAAAAGAGGATTAAAGAAGAAACTGGCTAAACTATGTGAAGAAAATGAAATAGTTTATATGGGTATATTTGGCTCTTTTATAAGGGGAAACCAGAAAATAGACAGTGATATTGATATCCTGATTAAGTATAAAGAAAATAGCAGGAAAAGTTTGTTGGACATGGTTAGATTAGAAGAGGAATTGAGCAATTTATTTGGGAGAAAGGTTGACCTTTTAACCATTGAAAGCATCAGCCCCTATATAAGGGATGAAATTCTGAAATCAAGGAGGGTGATTTATGAAGCGGAATAG